In one Nicotiana tomentosiformis chromosome 6, ASM39032v3, whole genome shotgun sequence genomic region, the following are encoded:
- the LOC104108443 gene encoding inactive poly [ADP-ribose] polymerase RCD1-like isoform X2: MESKLFELLDNGHRTVVGSKRKVASQNLAHLFRANSEKLSIQSNHDSKLGERKRTAECESNFQSHLRKSLLKNYLNFMRSRLPQRVLFYQSGEWTDFPQDIILIVKEDFRAKKAVIEVKVGGFHLMLDILYMVQIDLINGLHKPIAWIDEAGGCFFPESYLVSCEMHGNFESQSKKIKEFMAIEQDRVADIKLQLEIDFNGLENSNLEECVEESNVGFKRIKVNPVKDNQECADDKKSDAKVEQVAENKQNQETRTPAVVASLKLVDAESVKNMFVMGMNIIPKVDEIKITKCSSNYLKTRLELFEKQIEITQNYRGNANVRYAWLAASKDLLYTIMNYGLALGGPKRKTKFGVGVHLSTLHCASKSAISCDVDENGIRYMVFTRVILGNVELLNSRSEQCCPIDEKYDSGVDDLENPTCYVVWNMNMNTHIYPEYVVSFRIPPGAEGPHFRNDSRMHVSGDSTCCQGPTDTFPKDLESHSNQISMGKLSLEKAARTPKSPWMPFPLLFAAISNEVPAEKMNLVTSNFELFKSKKISRDEFVRQLRLIVGDTLLRSTITNLQFKVPSKSFEMVPRKQEP, from the exons ATGGAATCAAAGTTGTTTGAATTGTTAGATAATGGCCATAGGACTGTGGTTGGATCAAAGAGGAAAGTGGCTTCTCAAAATTTGGCTCATTTATTTAGAGCCAACAGTGAGAAACTGTCAATTCAATCCAACCATGATAGCAAGCTTGGAGAGAGGAAAAGGACTGCTGAGTGCGAGTCTAATTTTCAGTCACATCTCAGGAAATCTTTACTCAAGAACTACTTAAACTTTATGAGAAGCAGACTACCACAACGGGTACTATTTTATCAGAGTGGTGAATGGACTGATTTCCCTCAAGATATTATTCTTATAGTTAAAGAAGATTTTCGGGCAAAAAAGGCTGTTATTGAGGTGAAAGTCGGTGGCTTTCATTTAATGCTTGATATTCTATATATGGTTCAAATAGATCTGATTAATGGTTTGCACAAACCTATTGCCTGGATAGATGAAGCAGGTGGCTGTTTCTTCCCCGAGTCATATCTCGTCAGTTGTGAAATGCATGGGAATTTTGAAAGCCAGTCAAAGAAAATCAAAGAGTTTATGGCTATTGAACAAGATAGGGTAGCTGATATTAAGTTGCAACTCGAAATTGATTTTAATGGACTGGAAAATAGTAATTTGGAAGAATGTGTGGAAGAGTCAAATGTTGGTTTTAAGAGGATTAAAGTAAATCCTGTTAAAGACAATCAAGAATGTGCTGATGATAAAAAATCAGATGCAAAAGTGGAACAAGTTGCAGAGAATAAACAGAACCAGGAAACAAGGACTCCTGCTGTAGTTGCTAGCCTGAAATTGGTGGATGCAGAATCTGTCAAAAATATGTTTGTTATGGGAATGAATATCATCCCTAAAGTGGATGAAATCAAAATTACCAAATGCTCTAGTAATTATTTGAAAACTCGCTTGGAACTCTTTGAGAAGCAAATtgaaataacccaaaattatcgTGGTAATGCAAATGTTCGATATGCTTGGCTTGCCGCTTCCAAAGATTTACTATATACAATTATGAACTATGGCCTTGCACTTGGGGGACCTAAACGTAAGACTAAATTTGGAGTCGGAGTTCACCTCAGTACTCTGCATTGTGCCTCCAAAAG TGCAATTAGTTGTGATGTTGACGAAAATGGCATCCGCTATATGGTTTTTACTCGTGTGATTTTGGGTAATGTGGAACTTTTGAATAGCCGATCTGAACAATGTTGTCCCATTGATGAAAAATACGATAGCGGAGTTGATGATCTAGAGAATCCTACTTGTTATGTTGTTTGGAATATGAATATGAACACACACATATACCCGGAGTATGTTGTGAGCTTCAGAATTCCTCCAGGAGCTGAAG GACCCCACTTCAGAAATGATAGCCGGATGCATGTCTCAGGTGACAGTACTTGTTGTCAGGGCCCCACAGATACATTTCCTAAGGACTTG GAAAGTCACAGTAATCAAATATCAATGGGTAAATTGTCCCTAGAAAAGGCTGCAAGGACTCCGAAGTCCCCTTGGATGCCATTCCCCTTGTTGTTTGCTGCAATCTCCAATGAAGTTCCTGCAGAGAAGATGAACCTTGTTACTAGCAATTTTGAGTTGTTTAAG AGCAAGAAGATAAGTAGGGATGAATTTGTCAGACAGTTGAGGTTGATAGTAGGCGATACTCTGTTGAGGTCCACAATTACAAATCTTCAGTTCAAG GTACCATCTAAATCCTTTGAAATGGTTCCGCGAAAGCAAGAACCCTAG
- the LOC104108443 gene encoding inactive poly [ADP-ribose] polymerase RCD1-like isoform X1 codes for MESKLFELLDNGHRTVVGSKRKVASQNLAHLFRANSEKLSIQSNHDSKLGERKRTAECESNFQSHLRKSLLKNYLNFMRSRLPQRVLFYQSGEWTDFPQDIILIVKEDFRAKKAVIEVKVGGFHLMLDILYMVQIDLINGLHKPIAWIDEAGGCFFPESYLVSCEMHGNFESQSKKIKEFMAIEQDRVADIKLQLEIDFNGLENSNLEECVEESNVGFKRIKVNPVKDNQECADDKKSDAKVEQVAENKQNQETRTPAVVASLKLVDAESVKNMFVMGMNIIPKVDEIKITKCSSNYLKTRLELFEKQIEITQNYRGNANVRYAWLAASKDLLYTIMNYGLALGGPKRKTKFGVGVHLSTLHCASKSAISCDVDENGIRYMVFTRVILGNVELLNSRSEQCCPIDEKYDSGVDDLENPTCYVVWNMNMNTHIYPEYVVSFRIPPGAEGPHFRNDSRMHVSGDSTCCQGPTDTFPKDLESHSNQISMGKLSLEKAARTPKSPWMPFPLLFAAISNEVPAEKMNLVTSNFELFKSKKISRDEFVRQLRLIVGDTLLRSTITNLQFKVDVATPFTVGVMLIIYNTIFLHEFFPSQFTCGYKNPRG; via the exons ATGGAATCAAAGTTGTTTGAATTGTTAGATAATGGCCATAGGACTGTGGTTGGATCAAAGAGGAAAGTGGCTTCTCAAAATTTGGCTCATTTATTTAGAGCCAACAGTGAGAAACTGTCAATTCAATCCAACCATGATAGCAAGCTTGGAGAGAGGAAAAGGACTGCTGAGTGCGAGTCTAATTTTCAGTCACATCTCAGGAAATCTTTACTCAAGAACTACTTAAACTTTATGAGAAGCAGACTACCACAACGGGTACTATTTTATCAGAGTGGTGAATGGACTGATTTCCCTCAAGATATTATTCTTATAGTTAAAGAAGATTTTCGGGCAAAAAAGGCTGTTATTGAGGTGAAAGTCGGTGGCTTTCATTTAATGCTTGATATTCTATATATGGTTCAAATAGATCTGATTAATGGTTTGCACAAACCTATTGCCTGGATAGATGAAGCAGGTGGCTGTTTCTTCCCCGAGTCATATCTCGTCAGTTGTGAAATGCATGGGAATTTTGAAAGCCAGTCAAAGAAAATCAAAGAGTTTATGGCTATTGAACAAGATAGGGTAGCTGATATTAAGTTGCAACTCGAAATTGATTTTAATGGACTGGAAAATAGTAATTTGGAAGAATGTGTGGAAGAGTCAAATGTTGGTTTTAAGAGGATTAAAGTAAATCCTGTTAAAGACAATCAAGAATGTGCTGATGATAAAAAATCAGATGCAAAAGTGGAACAAGTTGCAGAGAATAAACAGAACCAGGAAACAAGGACTCCTGCTGTAGTTGCTAGCCTGAAATTGGTGGATGCAGAATCTGTCAAAAATATGTTTGTTATGGGAATGAATATCATCCCTAAAGTGGATGAAATCAAAATTACCAAATGCTCTAGTAATTATTTGAAAACTCGCTTGGAACTCTTTGAGAAGCAAATtgaaataacccaaaattatcgTGGTAATGCAAATGTTCGATATGCTTGGCTTGCCGCTTCCAAAGATTTACTATATACAATTATGAACTATGGCCTTGCACTTGGGGGACCTAAACGTAAGACTAAATTTGGAGTCGGAGTTCACCTCAGTACTCTGCATTGTGCCTCCAAAAG TGCAATTAGTTGTGATGTTGACGAAAATGGCATCCGCTATATGGTTTTTACTCGTGTGATTTTGGGTAATGTGGAACTTTTGAATAGCCGATCTGAACAATGTTGTCCCATTGATGAAAAATACGATAGCGGAGTTGATGATCTAGAGAATCCTACTTGTTATGTTGTTTGGAATATGAATATGAACACACACATATACCCGGAGTATGTTGTGAGCTTCAGAATTCCTCCAGGAGCTGAAG GACCCCACTTCAGAAATGATAGCCGGATGCATGTCTCAGGTGACAGTACTTGTTGTCAGGGCCCCACAGATACATTTCCTAAGGACTTG GAAAGTCACAGTAATCAAATATCAATGGGTAAATTGTCCCTAGAAAAGGCTGCAAGGACTCCGAAGTCCCCTTGGATGCCATTCCCCTTGTTGTTTGCTGCAATCTCCAATGAAGTTCCTGCAGAGAAGATGAACCTTGTTACTAGCAATTTTGAGTTGTTTAAG AGCAAGAAGATAAGTAGGGATGAATTTGTCAGACAGTTGAGGTTGATAGTAGGCGATACTCTGTTGAGGTCCACAATTACAAATCTTCAGTTCAAG GTAGATGTCGCAACACCATTTACAGTTGGCGTTATGCTAATTATCTACAACACTATCTTTTTGCATGAGTTTTTCCCTTCACAGTTCACATGCGGCTATAAGAATCCACGAGGTTGA
- the LOC138894638 gene encoding uncharacterized protein encodes MYYAAANGLAEAFNKTLCLSEEENACLRLEELESLDEKILEDQQSLECYQAHLSRAFIKKVHLRSFQVGDQVLAVRRPIITSHKSGGKFTSKWDGPYVVQEIYSSRAYKLVDANGMRIGPINGKFLKRYYP; translated from the exons ATGTATTATGCTGCTGCAAATGGACTAGCCGAAGCATTTAACAAGACACTTT GTCTTTCTGAAGAAGAAAACGCTTGTTTGCGCCTTGAAGAACTAGAGTCCCTTGATGAAAAAATTCTAGAAGATCAACaaagtcttgaatgttatcaagctcatCTTTCTCGTGCTTTCATTAAAAAGGTTCACTTGAGGTCCTTCCAAGTTGGCGATCAAGTTCTTGCAGTAAGAAGACCTATTATCACCTCTCATAAATCCGGGGGCAaattcacttcaaaatgggatggtcCATATGTTGTGCAAGAAATCTATTCAAGTAGAGCTTACAAGTTAGTTGATGCAAATGGTATGAGAATTGGCCCTATTAATGGGAAATTTTTGAAGAGGTATTATCCTTGA